From a region of the Lactuca sativa cultivar Salinas chromosome 4, Lsat_Salinas_v11, whole genome shotgun sequence genome:
- the LOC111884919 gene encoding 40S ribosomal protein S19-3-like, whose amino-acid sequence MATARTVKDVSPHEFVKGYAAHLKRSGKMELPEWTDIVKTATFKELAPYDPDWYYIRAASIARKIYLRGGLGVGALQRIYGGRKRNGSAPPHFCKSSGGIARHILQQLETMKIIDMDPKGGRRITSNGRRDLDQVAGRIVVVAP is encoded by the exons ATGGCGACAGCGAGAACTGTGAAGGATGTTTCCCCGCATGAATTCGTTAAGGGTTACGCCGCTCATCTCAAACGATCCGGCAAG ATGGAGCTTCCTGAATGGACTGATATCGTGAAGACTGCGACCTTCAAGGAACTTGCACCCTATGATCCAGATTGGTATTACATCAGAGCTG CTTCAATTGCTAGGAAAATATACTTGAGAGGTGGTCTTGGTGTTGGAGCGTTGCAGAGGATCTATGGTGGACGTAAGAGAAATGGAAGCGCTCCACCACATTTCTGCAAAAGCAGTGGTGGAATTGCTCGCCATATCCTTCAACAATTGGAAACCATGAAAATCATCGATATGGATCCCAAGGG AGGAAGAAGGATCACATCTAATGGCCGAAGAGACCTTGATCAAGTTGCAGGGCGGATTGTGGTTGTTGCACCTTGA
- the LOC111884921 gene encoding 40S ribosomal protein S19-3-like, with product MATAKTVKDVSPHEFVKGYAAHLKRSGKMELPEWTDIVKTTTFKELAPYDPDWNYIRAASIARKIYLRGGLGVGALQRIYGERKRNGSAPPHFCKSSGGIARHILHQLETMKIIDLDPKGGRRITSNGRRDLDQVAGRIVVVAP from the exons ATGGCGACGGCGAAAACTGTGAAGGATGTTTCTCCTCATGAATTCGTTAAGGGTTACGCCGCTCATCTCAAACGATCTGGCAAG ATGGAGCTTCCTGAATGGACTGATATAGTTAAGACTACGACCTTCAAGGAACTTGCACCCTATGATCCAGATTGGAATTACATCAGAGCTG CTTCAATTGCTAGGAAAATATACTTGAGAGGTGGTCTTGGTGTTGGAGCATTACAGAGGATCTATGGCGAACGTAAGAGAAATGGAAGCGCTCCACCACATTTCTGCAAAAGCAGTGGCGGAATTGCTCGCCACATTCTTCATCAATTGGAAACCATGAAAATCATTGATTTGGATCCCAAG GGAGGGAGAAGGATCACGTCTAATGGCAGACGAGACCTTGACCAAGTTGCTGGGCGGATTGTGGTTGTTGCTCCTTGA
- the LOC111884922 gene encoding uncharacterized protein LOC111884922: protein MRRPFVVTARVIISSLGFLMLGTFIYTFVVYGSPIHVSTCMIAVVIDFYFHVVALSVWVAYKESSWISAFFWILSLVCCGSIATCVYIVKQLFYLSPQQPISLVLVNNSNR, encoded by the exons ATGAGGAGACCTTTTGTTGTAACTGCAAGAGTAATCATTTCTTCATTAGGCTTCTTGATGCTTGGAACTTTTATTTATACATTTGTTGTTTATGGATCTCCAATCCATGTCTCAAC GTGTATGATAGCAGTAGTGATTGACTTCTATTTCCATGTTGTGGCTTTATCA GTGTGGGTGGCATATAAGGAATCAAGTTGGATAAGTGCTTTCTTTTGGATACTTTCACTTGTATGTTGTGGGAG CATTGCTACATGTGTATACATAGTGAAGCAGTTGTTCTACCTCTCCCCTCAGCAGCCTATTTCCCTTGTACTTGTCAACAATAGTAACAGGTAA
- the LOC111884917 gene encoding 40S ribosomal protein S19-3 — protein MATARTVKDVSPHEFVKGYAAHLKRSGKMELPEWTDIVKTATFKELAPYDPDWYYIRAASIARKIYLRGGLGVGALQRIYGGRKRNGSAPPHFCKSSGGIARHILQQLETMKIIDMDPKGGRRITSNGRRDLDQVAGRIVVVAP, from the exons ATGGCGACAGCGAGAACTGTGAAGGATGTTTCCCCGCATGAATTCGTTAAGGGTTACGCCGCTCATCTCAAACGATCCGGCAAG ATGGAGCTTCCAGAATGGACTGATATCGTGAAGACTGCGACTTTCAAGGAACTTGCTCCCTATGATCCAGATTGGTATTACATCAGAGCTG CTTCAATTGCCAGGAAAATATACTTGAGAGGTGGTCTTGGTGTTGGAGCATTACAGAGGATCTATGGCGGACGTAAGAGAAATGGAAGCGCTCCACCACATTTCTGCAAAAGCAGTGGTGGAATTGCTCGCCATATCCTTCAACAATTGGAAACCATGAAAATCATCGATATGGATCCCAAGGG AGGAAGAAGGATCACATCTAATGGTCGACGAGACCTTGATCAAGTTGCAGGGCGGATTGTGGTTGTTGCACCTTGA